From the genome of Cydia strobilella chromosome 21, ilCydStro3.1, whole genome shotgun sequence, one region includes:
- the LOC134751033 gene encoding longitudinals lacking protein-like, whose product MGDQQFFLKWNDFQTNMVTSFRHLRDEKSFTDVTLACEGQTCKAHKMVLSACSPYFKSLLEENPSKHPIIILKDVSYLHLQAILEFMYAGEVNVSQEQLPAFLKTAARLKVKGLAEPPPQMPSIKREG is encoded by the exons ATGGGCGATCAACAGTTTTTCCTGAAATGGAATGATTTTCAAACGAATATGGTGACTTCGTTCAGGCATTTAAGGGACGAGAAAAGCTTCACCGAC GTGACACTAGCTTGTGAAGGTCAAACATGCAAAGCGCACAAAATGGTGCTCTCAGCGTGTAGTCCATACTTTAAAAGCTTACTAGAG GAGAATCCATCGAAGCACCCGATAATAATCCTGAAGGACGTGTCGTACCTACATCTGCAAGCCATCTTGGAGTTCATGTATGCCGGAGAAGTGAACGTGTCTCAAGAACAGCTGCCAGCTTTCCTGAAGACTGCCGCCCGCCTCAAG GTGAAAGGTCTAGCCGAGCCGCCGCCACAGATGCCCAGCATCAAGCGGGAAGGCTAA
- the LOC134750999 gene encoding ras-responsive element-binding protein 1-like has protein sequence MQGAASAPAAPAAEPPSQQIKTEEVIREAKIETNEMEDMRVEKQEPRVTRTTSIDSDNRSDRSEEDESRRARKRAASTSPSPMPLDKRFARFECPKCGQHFESGNACDLHRFTVHGDETRGFNDLTFVDFSSKKFPEIARGVCERNPHVSITEQRYRCEMCCRDFPCRQALDIHRKTCADPVSVQSPERIDRREDFFAKLDLRNRYGIPGTLTPPMERFTSKFEDSHYTGNGIRHIDPARDLADIQSILNVTSTGSLLERLTGTRVPLESSVLTPPDTVGKDREQEETQDNFAAEFRRMKLRGEFPCRLCPAKFPNLRALKGHNRVHLSGTGPGPYQCNMCPHASLDKAALVRHMRTHNGDRPYECAVCNYAFTTKANCERHLRNRHAKVTREDVKRSIIYHPSEDPNNDEVNSKLARDEVKRSLAFQSPPESDRRPEPTGRDTPLSHFTPSFITDRHPVASLTPKPLADLPIIPRDPEPLAPRIKVKGIGQLRQIPEFRPPEFPIKNNDDVDNYDEETPVDLSTNDNCDVLDLSKKKRDVEEDVEPKTNSRPAFEPDPAAVAASTFEKTQFLLAQQRLFETSLPKIDPSYYATQLSQLYASVPGLPGLPGLPPSFPINPYFLQPSFFPHPSDSQELAEIKQRIQKEIIRGLSMSGGRLVTGEQELQPKQEPEEEEPTRDSSPVPPPRPESPPRPLNNLIQQNDSVKMVIKNGVLMPKQKQRRYRTERPFSCSQCSARFTLRSNMERHVKQQHPQHWSVRRPAPRAPPPYPSPDSLADRVKFALLARHLERPIQQDRSPIRRDSDEVADNEEDEDDTLVIDEEPEPEVKTEHRAAHLVAEEILMASRQQELHKDFDLKIAGNLINKPISEKTEGPPKDIPVPVEPLMVPVVPTRSDEEEDEEGLVASTSEGNNSGSDENKSDVDTGAQPPKKKSAYSLAPNRVSCPYCHRKFPWSSSLRRHVLTHTGQKPFKCPHCPLLFTTKSNCDRHLLRKHGGSARAILTEPIPQAVSPPSDVRTVPERPFKCASCPTSTFSSLETLKKHMSSRHGTGESQPPSPNPEDETTNGDLAFKCHLCEGSFGDRGGALRHLASAHSAEYDQLVSKGALDAASDRSESADDDEKGKIPDHANRKVVCAFCVRRFWSAEDLRRHMRTHSGERPFACDLCRRRFTLKHSMLRHRKKHRDETDDEEPTPPDTPQTLGNGYSYHDEDGSGNEIPSNVNNNNSPPSHYDNKLKIQMTSRKYSSETENDTENGGDLIGKLLGIPDKTIINKLLSSPDEAAKFLGVNK, from the exons ATGCAGGGTGCGGCCAGCGCGCCCGCGGCGCCAGCGGCCGAACCACCGTCACAAC AAATCAAAACAGAAGAGGTCATCAGAGAGGCGAAGATCGAGACGAACGAGATGGAAGACATGAGGGTGGAAAAACAGGAACCTAGAGTGACAAGGACAACAAGCATCGACAGCGATAATCGCTCAGACAGGAGCGAGGAGGACGAGTCTAGAAGGGCGCGCAAAAGGGCTGCGTCAACATCACCATCCCCAATGCCACTCGACAAAAGATTCGCACGATTCGAATGCCCTAAATGCGGCCAACATTTCGAATCCGGCAACGCCTGCGATCTCCACCGCTTCACCGTCCACGGCGACGAAACGCGCGGCTTCAATGATCTCACTTTCGTAGATTTCTCCAGCAAAAAGTTCCCTGAAATTGCTCGAGGAGTCTGCGAGCGAAACCCTCACGTTTCCATCACAGAACAGAGGTACAGATGCGAGATGTGCTGTAGAGACTTTCCATGCAGGCAGGCCTTGGATATACACAGGAAAACCTGTGCTGATCCCGTCAGTGTGCAGAGCCCCGAACGCATCGATCGTCGAGAAGACTTCTTTGCCAAACTCGACTTGAGAAATCGATACGGTATTCCCGGCACTTTAACGCCTCCTATGGAACGCTTTACGTCCAAATTCGAAGATTCTCATTACACAGGCAACGGCATCCGTCACATTGATCCCGCTAGAGACTTGGCCGACATCCAGTCTATCCTCAATGTTACTTCAACTGGAAGTCTCCTAGAAAGACTTACCGGCACTAGAGTGCCTTTGGAAAGTTCGGTCTTGACCCCTCCGGATACTGTTGGGAAGGACAGAGAACAAGAGGAGACACAAGATAACTTTGCTGCTGAGTTTAGACGAATGAAGCTCAGAGGTGAATTCCCTTGTCGATTATGCCCCGCCAAGTTTCCTAATCTTCGAGCTTTGAAAGGCCATAATAGAGTTCATCTTAGTGGAACCGGACCTGGCCCTTATCAGTGCAACATGTGCCCCCACGCGTCTCTAGACAAAGCAGCTTTGGTGAGACACATGAGAACCCACAACGGTGACCGACCTTACGAATGCGCCGTCTGCAACTACGCCTTCACTACCAAAGCCAACTGCGAACGGCATCTCAGGAATCGTCACGCGAAAGTCACTAGAGAAGACGTAAAGCGCTCGATCATCTACCATCCTTCAGAGGATCCTAACAATGATGAGGTCAACTCTAAGCTAGCTCGTGATGAAGTGAAGAGATCCTTAGCTTTTCAATCACCGCCCGAGTCCGACAGGCGCCCTGAACCCACCGGACGCGACACTCCTCTGTCTCACTTCACGCCTAGCTTCATCACCGATAGACACCCGGTCGCATCGTTAACTCCAAAACCTTTAGCAGACCTACCTATCATACCTAGAGACCCAGAGCCGCTAGCGCCTAGAATCAAAGTAAAAGGCATCGGACAGCTGAGGCAAATACCCGAATTTAGGCCGCCAGAGTTCCCCATTAAAAACAACGATGACGTTGACAACTATGATGAAGAGACGCCAGTGGATCTCAGCACCAACGACAACTGTGACGTTCTTGATCTTAGTAAAAAGAAGCGTGACGTAGAAGAAGATGTGGAACCTAAAACCAACTCTCGACCGGCGTTTGAACCTGATCCCGCCGCTGTCGCCGCGTCCACTTTCGAGAAGACTCAATTCCTTCTAGCACAGCAGAGACTCTTCGAGACTTCTCTCCCGAAAATCGATCCCTCTTACTACGCCACTCAGCTATCGCAACTGTACGCCTCCGTCCCAGGCTTACCAGGTCTGCCCGGCCTCCCGCCATCCTTTCCTATCAACCCCTACTTTCTTCAACCATCTTTTTTTCCCCACCCATCTGATTCCCAAGAGCTGGCCGAAATAAAGCAGCGTATCCAGAAGGAAATCATCCGTGGGCTGAGCATGTCTGGTGGTAGACTCGTGACTGGTGAGCAGGAACTCCAGCCTAAGCAGGAGCCGGAAGAAGAGGAACCAACTCGAGATAGCTCTCCAGTACCGCCTCCCCGCCCCGAATCTCCGCCTCGGCCGTTGAACAATTTGATCCAGCAGAATGACTCGGTAAAAATGGTGATCAAAAACGGCGTGCTAATGCCTAAGCAAAAACAGCGGCGCTACCGCACGGAACGACCGTTTTCATGCTCGCAATGTTCAGCTCGCTTCACTCTCCGCTCGAATATGGAGCGTCATGTCAAACAGCAGCACCCTCAGCACTGGAGCGTGCGGCGACCAGCCCCGCGAGCGCCTCCACCGTACCCATCACCAGATTCTCTAGCTGACCGAGTCAAGTTCGCGCTCTTAGCCCGTCACTTAGAACGACCGATCCAGCAAGATCGCTCGCCAATCCGTCGCGATTCCGACGAAGTTGCCGATAACGAGGAAGACGAAGATGACACCCTAGTTATAGACGAAGAGCCAGAACCTGAAGTTAAGACGGAGCATCGCGCCGCGCATTTGGTCGCTGAAGAAATCCTAATGGCCTCGCGGCAACAGGAGTTACATAAAGACTTTGATCTCAAGATTGCGGGGAATTTGATCAACAAGCCGATCTCCGAGAAGACTGAAGGCCCCCCGAAGGATATCCCGGTGCCTGTGGAGCCGCTGATGGTGCCGGTGGTGCCGACCAGGAGCGATGAGGAGGAGGACGAGGAGGGGCTGGTCGCGTCGACGAGCGAGGGAAACAACTCCGGGAGTGATGAAAACAA atCGGACGTGGACACGGGCGCCCAACCACCCAAGAAGAAATCCGCCTACAGCCTCGCCCCTAACCGCGTGTCATGCCCCTATTGCCACCGAAAATTCCCCTGGTCATCTTCCCTCCGTCGCCATGTCCTCACCCACACAGGGCAGAAGCCATTCAAATGCCCTCACTGCCCATTACTTTTCACTACCAAGTCTAATTGTGACCGTCATCTTTTGAGGAAACACGGAGGTTCAGCGAGAGCTATATTGACCGAGCCTATACCTCAGGCAGTATCACCGCCAAGCGATGTTAGAACCGTCCCAGAAAGACCGTTCAAATGCGCCTCATGTCCTACAAGCACGTTCTCCTCCCTAGAAACTCTAAAGAAACACATGTCTTCGCGACATGGAACTGGGGAATCCCAGCCACCATCACCAAACCCTGAAGATGAAACTACGAATGGGGACCTAGCGTTCAAATGCCATCTATGTGAGGGGTCGTTCGGTGATCGGGGAGGGGCCTTGAGGCACCTGGCGAGCGCGCACTCGGCGGAGTACGACCAGCTGGTCAGCAAGGGGGCGCTGGACGCGGCTAGTGATCGGAGTGAGAGCGCTGATGATGACGAGAAGGGGAAGATCCCGGATCATGCTAACAGAAAG GTGGTTTGCGCGTTCTGCGTGCGCCGCTTCTGGTCCGCAGAGGACTTACGCCGCCACATGCGCACCCACTCCGGCGAGCGGCCCTTCGCCTGCGACCTCTGCAGGAGGCGGTTCACCCTCAAACACAGTATGCTGCGACACAGGAAGAAGCATAGAGATGAAACTGATGATGAGGAGCCTACGCCGCCCGATACTCCTCAAACTTTAGGCAATGG atacaGCTACCACGACGAGGACGGTTCCGGCAACGAGATCCCGAGCAACGTGAACAACAATAACTCCCCACCCTCGCACTACGACAACAAACTTAAAATACAGATGACCTCCCGCAAATACTCGTCAGAAACTGAAAATGACACAGAAAATGGCGGCGATCTCATCGGGAAACTACTAGGGATCCCCGACAAAACTATCATCAACAAACTGCTCTCGTCCCCAGACGAAGCGGCCAAGTTTCTCGGAGTAAACAAATGA